The Methylomarinum sp. Ch1-1 genome contains the following window.
ACAAACGCGGCCATGGTAATCATGACGGCGCAATTCGTTGCCAATATATCATCGACGCCAGCGGCCACAGCTCTTTTCTGGCCAATCAATTTAAGTCCCGTCAGACTATTAGCTCACAGTTGAATTTCTTGGCGTTATGGGGGTATTTTCACAATTCCCGCTTCGTCGGCGTCGACCGCTGCAGTCATGCGGAACAGGACTTGACCAACGTCAAACCGGTAACCTTGGTGATGTCGTTTGAAGGCGGTTGGCTTTGGCATATCGTGTTGCGGGGTAAAACCAGCGTCGGCTTGATCGTGCCGACCGATCGCACCCGCGGCATGGACCGTCGACAGCGCGAGGTGTTTTTCAAGCAAACCTGCGCGAGTTTGCCATATCTGAGTCAATTGCTGGAGCCGGCAAGCTTCATCGAGGGGTCATTGCAGTTCAGGCCGGATTATTCCTATTATTCGACTAATGTCTGCGGTGAAAACTACTATTGTATCGGCGATTCCGGCGCCTTTGTCGACCCCATCTTTTCGCACGGCGTGCAGAACGCCTTGTACAACGCGGCCGCCGCAACGCTGGCGATCAAGGAGTCGTTGAAGAACAGCAAACAACGCTTGCGCTACAGTCAGCTATGCGAAAGTCGCATGCAGCAGTTTTACGGTTTTTCGCGCGCTTTGTCGCTGGGTGATTTCGGCAGCAACGGCGTCAATCCGGGATTGGTGAAAAATCTGATGAAGTCGCTGCCGCCGTTGGAATTGGAATTGATTCTAGTCGCTTCGGAAATGACCAATCGCTCGGACAATTTCCGCCGTCTGGCCAGGGAAGCGGGCGTGCTTGGCCAGTTCGAAGAAAACTTTTCCGGACGCACTAGCGTGGCCATCGAAGCACTGAATTTTTGACTGACGAGGGCGCTTTTGGAAAAATGGCTGAGCTTACCGCCGGTTGTTTCCTGTCAGGCTTTCTTTCATGATACGGCGTTAATACCCTCCCTGTAGCCTTGGCGCTAGCATCCCTGCTGTCGACAATCTCGAAAACCTAACAGGAAAGCCTCTGTTTCAGGTAACCTGTGGTTTAGATATATAGCCATTTTTGGAAATGGCAGGTTAGATGTTGTCTTGTAGGGCTGACAGCCTTGGGTCAGCACCGAAGGCTGTTTGGTTAAATCACTCGCAGTTTGTTACCGTGTCGTCGTCCCTGCGAGGGCCGCTTATGCAGCTGTCAGTGCCGGTGCCGCCATCGAGGATATCGTCGCCGGGACCGCCTCCCAGAAAGTCATCGCCTGGGCCGCCGGATGCGTTGTCATCGCCGGGACCCGCGCCGACAAAATCGTCGCCCCGGTCGCCATACAGGGTATCGTCGCCGGGATGGGCATGTAACGTGTCATCGCCGTTGCCGCCGATCAATATGTCCCGGTCTTCTGATCGGCGGCTGCCGGACAAATAGTCGTCCCCGTTGCCGCCCAACAAGGTGTTGTCGCCAATCCCGCTATCGAGCATGTCGTCGCCGTTGCCGCCGCAAACGATGTCATTGCCGTCACCGGCATAGACTTCATCGTTACCGTTGCCGGCATAGATCACGTCATCGCCATCGCTGCCAACGATATAATCATCCTCTCCGGTGCCGACGCAAGTCGCCGGAACGCCGTCGCACATCGGTATTTTTCCTTTGGGGGCGGAAGCATCGGCGCAGTTGATATCGGCGGCCCAAGCCATCGGTTGAGCCGAAAGCATTAAGGTGAAGGCATAGCAGCCTGTCAGGATTTTTGTTTTCATTCATTACCTCAAAATGGAGTCACTAAGACCAAACGTTGGTTTGGTTACAAGTCAGTCAGCAGTATTCATGCCATTCTTAAGTCTGTGAATTGTATTAGTCATTAATTCATTAATAATAGATTGCTATGTTATTAGCCGCAGTTTGTAGGTGAAATGACATAGTTAAGGAAGGCGCGTTTATGCTTATGTTGGCCGATATGCCCCTTTACTGACGCCGAAACAGGATATGCACATAGCGGCCCATGTCGCGATAAGTCGGCATGCGGCAATAACGGTATTCCAGCGCGAATAATTCATCCTGCGCACTGTGCGCCAGCGCCTCGGGCGTTAAATAATCATGGAAGACACGAATGCCGGTATGGCGGATCGTCTCGAAACCACACTGTTCCAGTTCGGCGATAACGCGATGGGGATATTGCGGGTTGGGCGGGGTTAACTTGCTGCCCTTGCCCAGATAACTGTCGTTGAGCAGGTTTTTCAAGCGCCAGCCACCTTTCAAGGTATTGCTGTAAACCATCGCGTTGCGGTTATAAAACAGCAGCGACAAATAACCGCCGGGGCGCACTCGCTGAGCTATGGTTCGCAAACTGGTCAACGGATCGGCCAGCCATTCCAGCACCGCATGCAGCAGTACGACATCGAAATCAGGCAACTCAGCCGCCAGCGATTGGGCTGGCCGGTGATGAAATTCGGCCGGCAAACCGGCTTCGGCGAAATTTTCCTGTGCGCGCTGCAGCATCTTTTTCGACAGATCGCATAAGGTCAACCGGTGCCCCTGTTCAGCAAACCATTGGCCGATCTGGGCAAAGCCGCAGCCGGCATCCCAGATATCCAATGGGACCCGTTGATGCAAAAAACCCAGATCTTCTTTGATCAGTTTCAAGCGCCAGTCGCCCTTTGCCGTCGAATAGATCTTTTGTTCGAATTTGTCGATTAGTTTGTCGAAATTGCGGTCTTGTTTATCTGACATGGTTAATAATTATCGAATAATGGTGTTTTGAGTTTAGTTAATAGATTATGCTGCAAAATCACTTGAGTCATCATAGTCAATGGGAGGGCATGATGAATCATCCAAACAGTCATCTGATTGCCAAGGTCTTATTCCTCGGTATATTGATCGCGGCGCTGGTGTATTTATTTCATCCTGGCGTTGGACAGCTGAGTTTGATCATAAACGGGGAGCCGGTGCCGGAGCCCTGGGCTGGTTTGGCGGCAATTCCGGTCATGCTACTGGTATTGATATTCAGCGCTGTACTGATGTTGTTGGTGTGCTTCGGTGTCGGCGTATTTTTCTTTTTTCTCGCATTGCTTTTTGCCTTTGGAGGGCTGATGCTGGTGGCGCCTTATTTTTCGCCGATACTGTTTATTATTATGCTGGTGGTCGCGCTGATGTCGATAGGCAATGGCGACAAGGGCTAAAGCATAAAGTCGTCATCTCTAAGCCCGGTGATTTCTCATGGCGGCCTTGGTCTTTGAAATAAGTCTTTAGGGTAATTATTTTGCGTAGTTTTATCAGAGGGAGTCGGTTATTGATTTATTGGGCTGTCTGCAACAGGCAGATTTTTGCTCTGACCGACCGCCAAGGGAGGCGGACATGTAAAATTGCAGGAGCAATTTTCTACCTGCAAAATCAGCATTTCCATCGTCCCTGATGGTCAAATGTTGCAGTCCCGAGAAATCAATGACCTGCTGCTTAAATCCTTAAAGAATCTGAATCGTTATGTAGTAAGAATACATTGGGATTAAATAGGGGGGCATGTTTTCCTGACAAATTGGTAATAAGTTTGGTTGTATAAGTCATCTCTCTTCATGAAATATCCGGGCTAAACATTGCTCACCTTGAATCCTTCGCCGGTTCCAAGCAGGGCTGCGATGATGTTTTTCTGCACTTCCGAGGAGCCGGAAAACAGGCGGCTGGCGAGGGCGTCGCCAACCAGTTCGGACATCGGGCTGCCGGTTACCAGGCCGCAACTGCCGTAGATTTGGACTGCATCCAGGCTGGACTGCAGAAAGGCCTCGGCGGCATAGAGTTTGGTCTGGGCGCTGGCCAGGGAAATACGCTTGTTATTGTCTTTCAACCGGGCGCATTCATGAACCCACAGCCTGATCGTGTCCAGCCTCAGTTTCATGTCGGCAATTTTATGACTAATGGCCTGGTTCCTGCCTAAGTGGGCGCCGTTGATTCTGCGTTCACGGCTGAATTCGACCGCACTGTCCAGTTGCCATTCCATGACGCCGGCAATGCCGGCGAAAATAAACGCCCGCTCCAATTCCAGGACCTGTTGGATCATCAGGTTTCCGGCGCCGGATTTACCGAGCAGTCGATCATCGGCAACGCGGCAGTTTTCCAATATCACATCGCCCATCGGTGCGGTTTGGCAGCCGGAGACCTGAGGATAATCCAAAAAATTGGCGCCGTCATCATCGCTATGCACGATGAAGGCCGATAATTTATTGTCCAACCGGGCGTAAACGACCAGCATGTCGGCGATCGGCGTATTGGTGATGTAGCGCTTGCGGCCGTTCAGAATAAAACCTTCTTCGCATCGTTCGGCGTTCATCGTCAGCGCATTAAGGTCCGAACCGGCCTGTGGCTCGGTAATGGCATGTCCGCCGACCAGACGACCGCTGATCAATTTGTTTAAGTAGCGTTCTTGCTGTTCAACGCTGCCGAAATTGAGAAGAGGAAACAGGGCTCCCCACAGGTGGGCGTTGATCGACAAGACTAAGCCGGTATCCTGGCAGGCCCTACCCAGTGCTTCATGCGCCTCCACCAAATCGGCGAAACGGTTGCCGTAACCGTTGTGACGGGATGGGATGGCGTGTTTCAGCAAGCCCTGGCGAGAGCAATAGAGAAAACGGCCCAAGGAGGCCGTGGCATCGTCTTTACAGGGCAGTTCGCTCAGATCCATGTTCATTCAGGAGTTCTCCAGTTGCTGTTGCAATGTCTGATAATCGGTCTTACCGTTGCTTAAACAAGGCAGCGATTCCAGCACAATGAACTTGCAAGGGTGCATATAGGCCGGTAGTCTTTGTTTGGCCGTCTTGACGACGTCGTTCAATGTGGCGCCGGGTTTCAGTACTAGGGCGGCGGCCGGTCGCCGGCCGCTGGCGCTGTCCGGGATGCCTGTTACCGCGCAGGAAGATACTGCCGGGCATGTCATTATGACAGACTCTATTTCCGCCGGTTCAACCCGATAGCCGGAACATTTCAACATGCGGTCGAGGCGGCCGTGATAGCAATATTCGCCCCGCTCATTTAACGATACTTTGTCGCCGGTCGCATAGAACTCGTCGTCCGACAGCGCCGGCGGCGTCAAACGGCCATGTTGCCAATAGCCGCTTAGATTGTTGGCGCTTTTGACGCGCAACTCGCCTGTTGTCGCATCGACAGACAAGACGGCGCCGCAAGCGGGCATCCCGATCGGAACGGCTTGATCATCGTGCAGGCGATCCCGTTCTACCGGCCAATAACAGCAGACATTGGTTTCAGTCGGTCCGTAGAGGTTGTAAAAATCGACGTTAGGCAGTAATTCGCACAGTTTTTTCAATTGAGGCGTCGGAAATACTTCGCCGGCAAACAATATCGTTTTCAAGTCAGGCAGCGCGTTGTCAGCTAGTGAGCCTTTTAGAGCGATAAAGCCGAGTAAGGACGGCACCGTATAAAAAACGCTGATGCGCTGATCGCTGAGCCAGGCTGTCAGCCGACTGGGCGACAAGGTCAGGCCGGTCGGCACGAAATGGACGGCTGCGCCGGCGCTTAAACTGCTGAACAAATCGAATACGGACAGATCGAAATGAAACGGCGCCAGTGAGGCGATGCGGTCGCCGGCGCCGATGGCGAACGTGCAAGAAGCCCAGTCGGCGAAATTGCGCATCGCCCGGTGACTTAAGGCGACGCCCTTAGGGGCGCCGGTGGAGCCGGAGGTATAGAGTATCGCGGCCAGCGTTTCTTCGTTAGCTATCGTTAAAGGCCAATCAGCGGCCTGCGCCGGAGGCGGCTGATCGATATTCAGCCACAGATCCGGAGTTTCCAGCCATTCGGGACAGGCTCCCTTGCCGATCACGCAATGAGGGGCGGCATCGTTGACGATGAAATTTAGCCGGCTAGGCGGATTTTTAGTGTCTAGCGGAATGTAGCAGGCGCCTGCGCCCAATGCCGAAATAATGGCGACGGCGGCGTCGATGCCGCGCTCCAGCGCGATGACGACGCGCTGGCCTTGAATGTTCCGTTGCGCAAGATAGGCGCCAAGTACGCTGGCCTGTTGTTTGACCTGAGCATAACTGAACCGGCGTTGACCTTCGGCGAAGGCGATGTGGTCCGGCGCGCGTTGGCATTGTCGGTGGAAAGCGGTGAGTAGCGACATTTTATGCAGATATTGGCCCTTGTTTTAAGATTGGCGCGCGAAAGCGACTTAGGCGGCTTCTCCCAGCAGTTCCGCCAACATTAATCGGTGTAATTGCTCGATCTGGTCGGGATTGCAGATGGGCTCGACGAAGTTATAGCTCAGGGTCAAGCGGTTGCGATAGATGCTGCTTAGGAAGGCCAGCCCCGGTGGGGTCGTGACTTGACAGACAGGGTAAACGCCGCGGATCTCGGCCCCGGGAAAGCTGCCCGCCGGGATATCGAGCCGGCCGATATCGGAAAACCAGAAGGAGCTGCGCTCCTTGCCGGAACCATAAGACAGGCGTAGGGTCTTGCCGTATTCGGCTAGTGACAACCAGCTACCGGCCCACATCAACGGCAGGAAGGCATAGTCGAGTTGTTGACGTATCACCTGGACGTTTTGTCGTTTCAGATGGTCGAAGAGTGCTTGCCGGTCTTCGACGAGCTCTCGGGGGGCCTGGGCAAATAACGCGCAGACATGGTTGCCGGTCATCGGCGTCAGGGCGCGTTGCTTGCGCAAATTGAAGGCATAGGGCGCGCAATAGGCGGCGCCCGGGTTATCGGGGGCCATCTTTGCCAATGCGCGCATCAGGCAACCGATGTAATAAAGGCTGGTGCCGGTCAAGCCGACGTGTTGCCTGGCAAGTTTGATGACCCGCTCGGTTTGTTCTTCGCTGAGCCTTTGGATGCTGTAGTTCAGGCGTTGAGGAGGCGCTTCACAGTCGAAAGGCTGGATGCTTTTCAGGCTGTCCAGGCTGTCGATATAACGCTTGCCTTTCCACAGCAGACCAATTTTTTGCCACCAGCGATATTTTCCCAGTTGCACGTTAACCAGGGGATCGGTTTCGGGTTGGCCGAATTGCCGGCGTTTTGCTTCATCGGCGGTGCATAGGTATTTCAGGATCAGGTCTGCGCCGCGGGCATCGCAGAACGGATGGA
Protein-coding sequences here:
- a CDS encoding NAD(P)/FAD-dependent oxidoreductase, giving the protein MTEIPRSCDVLVIGGGPAGSSAATHLAQSGIDVVLLERAVFPRNQVGESLIPHIWKYTDMTGVSEKIEREGFLAKAGGITVWDDKIHQILFSDFGYTRPGLHVERDIFDDILLKHAESCGASVFNEVAVRDIDFGDSRWPQAFYTDKRGHGNHDGAIRCQYIIDASGHSSFLANQFKSRQTISSQLNFLALWGYFHNSRFVGVDRCSHAEQDLTNVKPVTLVMSFEGGWLWHIVLRGKTSVGLIVPTDRTRGMDRRQREVFFKQTCASLPYLSQLLEPASFIEGSLQFRPDYSYYSTNVCGENYYCIGDSGAFVDPIFSHGVQNALYNAAAATLAIKESLKNSKQRLRYSQLCESRMQQFYGFSRALSLGDFGSNGVNPGLVKNLMKSLPPLELELILVASEMTNRSDNFRRLAREAGVLGQFEENFSGRTSVAIEALNF
- a CDS encoding calcium-binding protein, whose product is MKTKILTGCYAFTLMLSAQPMAWAADINCADASAPKGKIPMCDGVPATCVGTGEDDYIVGSDGDDVIYAGNGNDEVYAGDGNDIVCGGNGDDMLDSGIGDNTLLGGNGDDYLSGSRRSEDRDILIGGNGDDTLHAHPGDDTLYGDRGDDFVGAGPGDDNASGGPGDDFLGGGPGDDILDGGTGTDSCISGPRRDDDTVTNCE
- a CDS encoding methyltransferase domain-containing protein, whose amino-acid sequence is MSDKQDRNFDKLIDKFEQKIYSTAKGDWRLKLIKEDLGFLHQRVPLDIWDAGCGFAQIGQWFAEQGHRLTLCDLSKKMLQRAQENFAEAGLPAEFHHRPAQSLAAELPDFDVVLLHAVLEWLADPLTSLRTIAQRVRPGGYLSLLFYNRNAMVYSNTLKGGWRLKNLLNDSYLGKGSKLTPPNPQYPHRVIAELEQCGFETIRHTGIRVFHDYLTPEALAHSAQDELFALEYRYCRMPTYRDMGRYVHILFRRQ
- a CDS encoding acyl-CoA dehydrogenase family protein, whose translation is MNMDLSELPCKDDATASLGRFLYCSRQGLLKHAIPSRHNGYGNRFADLVEAHEALGRACQDTGLVLSINAHLWGALFPLLNFGSVEQQERYLNKLISGRLVGGHAITEPQAGSDLNALTMNAERCEEGFILNGRKRYITNTPIADMLVVYARLDNKLSAFIVHSDDDGANFLDYPQVSGCQTAPMGDVILENCRVADDRLLGKSGAGNLMIQQVLELERAFIFAGIAGVMEWQLDSAVEFSRERRINGAHLGRNQAISHKIADMKLRLDTIRLWVHECARLKDNNKRISLASAQTKLYAAEAFLQSSLDAVQIYGSCGLVTGSPMSELVGDALASRLFSGSSEVQKNIIAALLGTGEGFKVSNV
- a CDS encoding amino acid adenylation domain-containing protein; translation: MSLLTAFHRQCQRAPDHIAFAEGQRRFSYAQVKQQASVLGAYLAQRNIQGQRVVIALERGIDAAVAIISALGAGACYIPLDTKNPPSRLNFIVNDAAPHCVIGKGACPEWLETPDLWLNIDQPPPAQAADWPLTIANEETLAAILYTSGSTGAPKGVALSHRAMRNFADWASCTFAIGAGDRIASLAPFHFDLSVFDLFSSLSAGAAVHFVPTGLTLSPSRLTAWLSDQRISVFYTVPSLLGFIALKGSLADNALPDLKTILFAGEVFPTPQLKKLCELLPNVDFYNLYGPTETNVCCYWPVERDRLHDDQAVPIGMPACGAVLSVDATTGELRVKSANNLSGYWQHGRLTPPALSDDEFYATGDKVSLNERGEYCYHGRLDRMLKCSGYRVEPAEIESVIMTCPAVSSCAVTGIPDSASGRRPAAALVLKPGATLNDVVKTAKQRLPAYMHPCKFIVLESLPCLSNGKTDYQTLQQQLENS